A single region of the Merismopedia glauca CCAP 1448/3 genome encodes:
- a CDS encoding DUF1499 domain-containing protein, which translates to MAGKKLFFFFWKRPSTLGVKDGKLAPCPSSPNCVSSQAPSSDKQHWIEPISFRSTPETALANLKSVVQGMKGAEIISETGDYLYAEFTSALMGYVDDVEFYLDRNGGVIHVRSASRLGKSDLGVNRKRVEEIRSQFSK; encoded by the coding sequence ATGGCGGGGAAAAAATTGTTTTTCTTTTTTTGGAAAAGACCTAGTACCTTAGGAGTCAAAGATGGTAAGCTGGCTCCTTGTCCTAGTTCACCCAATTGTGTCAGCAGTCAAGCACCCAGTTCTGACAAGCAACATTGGATTGAACCTATAAGTTTTCGTTCGACACCAGAAACTGCTCTAGCTAACCTCAAATCTGTAGTTCAAGGCATGAAAGGAGCCGAAATCATCAGCGAAACTGGCGATTATCTCTATGCTGAGTTTACCAGTGCCTTGATGGGCTATGTAGATGATGTAGAGTTCTATTTGGACCGTAATGGTGGTGTCATCCATGTTCGCTCAGCTTCTCGCTTGGGAAAATCTGACTTAGGAGTCAACCGCAAGCGAGTAGAAGAGATTCGCAGCCAGTTTAGTAAGTAG
- a CDS encoding sensor histidine kinase, with protein sequence MSRASLRQQLRRLINTSSLRWLLIVPFTVQIASIVGVVGYFSWKNEEETVANLIGQLLNQTENRVNQHLTQYLSVPPQLAQINADAIRLKHLKTVDLKGIGRYFWKQMQLYDVSYISYVSPTGEYAAAGKFLPNQGVTIDYKSRYILDKTYTFATDSDGNPTKVAATYDNYDPLIEDSYQKAIEAGKLVWTQPYNWDETPEYISISATKPIYDEKKQLICVIAVDLLLSKMSDFLRQLNISQSGQVFIIDRDGLLIASSSQEQPFILKQGKAQRVSVFNSQDKLVAGSAKYWQQKLGSLTAINEPKNAEFILNRQKLFTHITPWRDRFGLDWLVVVVVPESDFTEQLVAGRRTTITIIAVALLVAIMTTLMLSRWLTEPILKFNQAAKEIAAGNLARTVKVHHPQELKQLATSFNYMAEELARSFATLERNNAELEDRVKERTASLAAKEAELRAIINAMTELIMVIDNQGRYLKVVANSQLLILEEEFVLGKTIFEVFPPQQAEEFMACIHTVLTQQHPVTIEYSILVQSQETWFSTNISPLPNDQVMIVARNVSDRKAAARALEQTNQELIQAIEQLKTAQADLVQSEKMAVLGQLIAGIAHEINTPLGAIQASISNIKYGFQQSLATLPQILQKLSPEQIADFLSLLDITQSPSPNLSSREERQLKRQLKQELNRLNVANANLLAEYLVRIGLKGDLTPWILLLQHPDSCDIFQTASYLVSIDTNSGNIELAVTRASQIVLALKNYARQDVALELVNASVIEGIETVLTIYHNQLKRGIKVIQNYDQVPDIFCYPEKLTQVWSNLIGNAIQAMNYQGELEIGVFLDGEDRHLVVTITDSGPGIPLELQEKVFQPFFTTKPYGEGTGLGLDIVKKIVLQHQGKISLDSRPGKTTFTVCLPLTVEYTEG encoded by the coding sequence ATGTCTAGAGCCTCTTTACGCCAACAACTTCGTAGACTGATTAATACCTCTTCCCTGCGTTGGTTGCTGATTGTACCTTTCACAGTCCAAATCGCCAGTATCGTGGGAGTGGTAGGTTATTTTTCTTGGAAGAACGAAGAGGAAACTGTTGCGAATTTAATTGGTCAGTTGCTCAATCAGACAGAAAATAGAGTCAATCAGCACCTGACTCAATATTTATCAGTTCCACCCCAGCTAGCTCAGATTAATGCGGATGCTATCCGGTTAAAACACCTTAAAACAGTAGATTTAAAAGGTATTGGGCGTTATTTCTGGAAACAGATGCAGCTATATGATGTTAGCTATATTTCCTATGTTTCGCCTACAGGAGAATATGCTGCTGCTGGTAAGTTTTTACCAAACCAAGGCGTAACCATAGACTATAAATCTCGTTACATCCTGGATAAAACTTACACCTTTGCGACTGACTCTGATGGCAATCCGACTAAAGTTGCAGCGACTTACGATAATTACGATCCTTTAATTGAGGATTCATATCAAAAGGCGATTGAAGCTGGTAAGCTGGTGTGGACACAACCCTATAACTGGGATGAAACTCCCGAATATATTTCAATATCGGCGACAAAACCCATTTACGATGAGAAAAAACAGCTAATTTGTGTGATTGCGGTCGATCTATTGCTCTCTAAGATGAGTGATTTTCTCCGCCAACTCAATATTAGTCAGTCTGGACAGGTTTTTATTATCGATCGCGATGGACTACTAATAGCTAGTTCTAGCCAAGAGCAACCCTTTATTCTCAAACAGGGTAAGGCGCAACGAGTTAGCGTTTTTAATAGTCAAGATAAATTAGTCGCAGGTAGTGCTAAATATTGGCAACAGAAGCTTGGTTCTTTGACAGCCATAAATGAACCAAAAAATGCAGAATTTATCCTCAATCGCCAAAAGCTATTTACCCATATAACTCCCTGGCGCGATCGCTTTGGACTAGATTGGTTAGTCGTTGTAGTAGTTCCAGAATCCGACTTTACCGAGCAACTCGTCGCTGGTAGACGCACTACTATTACAATAATTGCGGTAGCTTTACTAGTAGCAATTATGACCACGCTAATGCTATCTAGGTGGCTGACAGAGCCTATTTTAAAATTTAATCAAGCTGCCAAAGAGATTGCGGCGGGGAATTTAGCTCGCACTGTCAAGGTTCATCATCCTCAAGAACTCAAGCAGTTAGCGACTTCATTCAACTATATGGCTGAGGAATTAGCGCGTAGTTTTGCCACTTTGGAGCGAAACAACGCCGAATTAGAAGATAGAGTCAAAGAACGAACCGCCTCTCTAGCCGCCAAAGAAGCTGAATTGAGAGCCATAATCAACGCCATGACAGAGCTAATTATGGTGATTGATAACCAAGGACGCTATCTCAAAGTAGTCGCGAACTCACAACTGTTGATCTTGGAAGAGGAATTTGTACTGGGTAAGACAATATTTGAAGTTTTTCCACCTCAGCAAGCAGAGGAGTTTATGGCTTGTATTCATACAGTTTTAACTCAGCAACACCCAGTCACTATTGAATACAGTATACTCGTCCAATCTCAAGAAACTTGGTTTTCGACCAATATCTCTCCTTTACCTAATGACCAAGTGATGATCGTAGCTCGCAACGTGAGCGATCGCAAAGCCGCCGCTAGAGCTTTGGAGCAAACCAACCAAGAATTAATTCAGGCGATAGAACAATTAAAAACTGCTCAAGCAGATCTAGTCCAGTCCGAAAAAATGGCAGTTTTAGGTCAATTAATTGCTGGGATCGCTCATGAAATCAACACTCCCCTAGGAGCTATTCAAGCTTCTATTAGCAATATTAAGTATGGTTTCCAGCAGTCTTTAGCTACTTTACCTCAAATTTTACAGAAGCTTTCCCCAGAACAAATAGCTGATTTTCTGTCTTTACTAGACATAACTCAAAGTCCCTCACCAAATTTGTCATCGCGGGAAGAAAGACAATTGAAACGCCAACTCAAGCAAGAATTGAACCGTCTCAACGTGGCTAATGCCAACCTTTTAGCGGAATATCTAGTGAGAATTGGTTTGAAAGGCGATCTAACTCCTTGGATCTTGCTTTTGCAACATCCTGATAGCTGTGACATTTTCCAAACGGCATCTTACTTAGTATCAATAGACACAAATAGTGGCAACATCGAACTAGCTGTCACGAGAGCTAGTCAAATAGTCTTAGCTTTGAAAAACTATGCTCGTCAAGATGTTGCTCTCGAATTGGTCAACGCCTCAGTCATTGAAGGAATTGAGACTGTACTGACAATTTATCACAACCAACTCAAACGAGGAATTAAAGTTATTCAAAATTATGACCAAGTTCCAGATATTTTCTGTTATCCAGAAAAGTTAACTCAAGTTTGGTCTAATTTAATTGGCAACGCGATTCAAGCCATGAACTATCAAGGAGAACTGGAAATTGGCGTTTTTCTAGATGGCGAAGATCGCCATCTAGTAGTGACAATAACTGATAGCGGTCCAGGGATTCCCTTAGAACTACAAGAAAAAGTTTTTCAACCTTTTTTTACAACTAAACCCTACGGAGAAGGAACTGGTTTAGGACTAGATATTGTCAAAAAAATCGTCCTGCAACATCAAGGCAAAATAAGTTTAGATAGCCGACCTGGAAAAACTACTTTTACGGTTTGCCTACCCCTAACTGTTGAATATACGGAAGGATAA
- a CDS encoding PEP-CTERM sorting domain-containing protein (PEP-CTERM proteins occur, often in large numbers, in the proteomes of bacteria that also encode an exosortase, a predicted intramembrane cysteine proteinase. The presence of a PEP-CTERM domain at a protein's C-terminus predicts cleavage within the sorting domain, followed by covalent anchoring to some some component of the (usually Gram-negative) cell surface. Many PEP-CTERM proteins exhibit an unusual sequence composition that includes large numbers of potential glycosylation sites. Expression of one such protein has been shown restore the ability of a bacterium to form floc, a type of biofilm.) yields the protein MKNLTLLSVTVLTVTSALVFGQIQPASALTWKWNYSGTGIEARGTFITNDTPDNLGFYLITGITGKRNGEIITGLQATGTPIPGNEPFNVDNLISLNGPQLTGDGFGYSTAQGNYASPFFASFLPTPGYLEVFSAPPLIPGFENLGPEDSELPVSFSAAIVPEPSSTLSLVTLGTFGVALTLKRKMKGSLVKK from the coding sequence ATGAAAAATCTAACTCTACTATCGGTTACAGTTCTTACAGTTACCTCTGCATTGGTTTTCGGACAAATCCAACCTGCCTCGGCTTTAACTTGGAAGTGGAATTATTCTGGTACTGGTATCGAAGCGAGGGGTACTTTCATCACCAATGATACTCCTGATAATTTGGGTTTTTACCTGATTACGGGAATTACTGGTAAGCGAAATGGTGAGATAATTACTGGTTTGCAAGCGACTGGAACTCCAATTCCAGGTAACGAGCCTTTCAATGTTGATAATTTGATTAGTTTAAATGGTCCACAGTTAACTGGTGACGGTTTTGGATATTCTACGGCTCAGGGGAACTATGCTAGTCCATTTTTTGCCAGCTTTTTGCCCACTCCTGGCTATTTAGAGGTTTTTTCCGCACCGCCACTGATTCCAGGTTTTGAAAATTTAGGACCGGAAGATAGTGAGTTGCCTGTGAGTTTTTCTGCTGCTATAGTTCCTGAACCTAGTTCAACGTTGTCTCTTGTCACTCTTGGCACTTTTGGTGTAGCTTTAACTCTCAAGAGGAAAATGAAGGGTTCTCTGGTCAAAAAGTAA
- a CDS encoding sucrose synthase, protein MSELLQTVLDSPERNDLRQFASDLRHQPQLYLLRNDILTAFGTYCSNNQKDAEFCQSSPLAKLIAKVQEIIREDGNLCLVIRPQIATQEAYWLTEDLTVERLSIQELLDTRDRFVNHFHPQEGDVLELDFQPFYDYTPRLRDPKNIGKGVEFLNRYLSSKLFQDYKQGLEALFNFLRLHQYNGSQLLINERISSAEQLSIQIKKLLAYLSDRPADEPFESLRFTLQEFGFEPGWGNTSSRIKETLNILDELIDSPDSQVLAAFLSRIPMIFRIVLVSPHGWFGQEGVLGRPDTGGQVVYVLDQAKSLEKQLQEDITLAGLDVLSATPKIIILTRLIPNSDGTRCNQRLEKVHGTDNAVILRVPLREFNPTLTQNWISRFEFWPYLETFAIDAEKELLAEFSGKPDLIVGNYSDGNLVAFLLSRKLKVTQCNIAHALEKSKYLFSNLYWEESESNYHFSLQFTADLIAMNAANFIISSTYQEIVGTPESVGQYESYNCFTMPDLYHVVHGIELFSPKFNVVPPGVNEQVFFPYTRTEDRMMGDRDRLESMLFTDEDPASVFGTLDDPNKRPIFSMARLDKIKNLTGLAETFGQSLELQAKCNLILVAGKLRVEETNDREEQSEIIRLYEIIDRYNLHGKIRWLGVRLSKSDSGELYRVICDRQGIFVQPALFEAFGLTILESMITGLPTFGTQFGGPLEIIQDGVNGFYINPTHLEETAQKILQFMEKCEQNPNYWYEISTRGIDRVYSAYTWKIHTNKLLSLARVYGFWNFTSQENREDLLRYLESLFYLLFKPRAKELLNQHLERV, encoded by the coding sequence ATGTCTGAGTTACTTCAAACTGTCCTCGACAGTCCAGAAAGAAACGATCTACGGCAGTTTGCCAGCGATTTACGTCACCAACCGCAGCTTTATTTACTCAGGAACGATATTCTAACGGCTTTTGGTACATATTGTTCTAATAACCAGAAAGATGCTGAATTTTGCCAATCTTCTCCCTTGGCGAAGCTGATTGCTAAAGTCCAAGAAATTATTCGGGAAGACGGAAATCTGTGTTTAGTCATTCGTCCCCAAATTGCCACTCAAGAAGCTTACTGGTTAACGGAAGATTTGACAGTTGAACGTTTAAGCATTCAAGAATTGTTAGATACTCGCGATCGCTTTGTCAATCACTTTCATCCTCAAGAAGGAGATGTCCTGGAACTGGATTTCCAGCCTTTTTACGATTACACTCCCAGGTTGCGAGATCCCAAAAATATTGGTAAAGGGGTTGAGTTCCTCAATCGCTATCTGTCTAGTAAGTTATTTCAAGATTATAAACAAGGACTAGAAGCGCTTTTCAATTTCTTGCGCTTACACCAATATAATGGCAGTCAATTACTTATTAATGAGCGGATTTCTTCAGCAGAGCAACTATCAATTCAAATCAAAAAACTGTTAGCATATTTAAGCGATCGCCCTGCTGATGAACCATTTGAAAGTTTACGCTTCACTTTACAAGAGTTTGGATTTGAACCAGGTTGGGGAAACACTAGCAGTCGGATTAAAGAAACATTAAATATTCTTGATGAGTTAATTGATTCTCCAGATAGCCAAGTTTTAGCCGCTTTCTTATCCCGAATTCCGATGATATTTCGGATTGTATTAGTCTCTCCTCATGGTTGGTTTGGACAAGAAGGGGTTTTAGGAAGACCTGATACTGGCGGACAAGTAGTTTATGTGTTAGATCAAGCTAAAAGTCTGGAAAAACAATTACAAGAAGATATTACTTTAGCTGGTTTAGATGTTTTAAGCGCAACTCCGAAAATCATCATCCTCACCCGTTTAATTCCTAATAGTGATGGTACTCGTTGCAATCAACGTTTGGAAAAAGTTCACGGAACTGATAATGCTGTAATTCTCAGAGTTCCTTTGCGAGAATTCAATCCTACCTTGACTCAAAATTGGATTTCTAGATTTGAGTTTTGGCCCTATTTAGAAACCTTTGCAATTGATGCTGAGAAAGAACTATTAGCTGAGTTTTCAGGTAAGCCAGATTTAATAGTTGGAAACTATTCTGATGGTAACCTGGTAGCATTCTTACTATCCAGAAAATTGAAAGTTACTCAATGTAATATTGCTCACGCATTGGAAAAATCCAAGTATTTATTTAGCAATTTATATTGGGAAGAATCTGAGAGTAATTATCACTTCTCTTTGCAGTTCACCGCAGATTTAATAGCCATGAATGCGGCTAATTTTATTATTAGCAGTACCTATCAAGAAATAGTTGGAACTCCTGAAAGTGTGGGGCAATATGAATCATACAATTGTTTTACCATGCCAGATTTATATCATGTGGTGCATGGCATAGAACTATTTAGTCCTAAGTTTAATGTCGTTCCCCCAGGGGTAAACGAACAGGTTTTCTTCCCTTATACTAGAACCGAAGATCGGATGATGGGCGATCGCGATCGCCTTGAATCTATGCTATTTACCGATGAAGATCCCGCCTCAGTTTTTGGAACTTTAGACGATCCCAATAAGCGTCCCATTTTTTCAATGGCGCGGTTAGATAAAATTAAAAACCTAACGGGTTTAGCCGAAACTTTTGGTCAAAGTCTGGAATTGCAAGCTAAATGTAACTTGATTTTAGTAGCTGGAAAATTGCGGGTTGAAGAAACTAACGACAGAGAAGAACAAAGCGAAATAATCAGATTGTATGAAATCATAGATCGATACAACCTACATGGCAAAATTCGCTGGCTAGGAGTGAGATTATCTAAAAGCGATTCCGGCGAACTATATCGAGTGATTTGCGATCGCCAAGGTATCTTTGTTCAGCCAGCTTTATTTGAAGCTTTTGGTTTAACTATTTTGGAATCCATGATTACAGGTTTACCTACTTTTGGAACTCAATTTGGCGGACCTTTAGAAATTATCCAAGATGGGGTAAATGGGTTTTATATTAATCCCACGCACCTCGAAGAAACTGCTCAGAAAATTTTGCAGTTTATGGAAAAATGCGAACAAAACCCTAACTACTGGTACGAGATTTCTACTAGAGGTATCGATCGGGTTTATAGCGCCTACACTTGGAAAATTCACACCAATAAATTGCTATCTTTGGCTAGGGTTTATGGATTTTGGAACTTTACTTCTCAAGAAAATAGAGAAGATTTGCTCCGCTACTTAGAATCTTTATTCTATTTACTATTTAAACCTAGAGCCAAAGAATTGCTCAATCAACATTTAGAGAGAGTGTGA